A section of the Engystomops pustulosus chromosome 3, aEngPut4.maternal, whole genome shotgun sequence genome encodes:
- the LOC140121495 gene encoding uncharacterized protein isoform X2, whose product MVKNHLKSLGSRHPSSRIQDRLQETSSYQLPTTPSPYIRNVPLSNLARNIIFTVFWSYYPGSSGTRKARILFFSFSCKEAERIEQADNQPETTQRLHRLQQVQDGVGKVCHSHYPQKCCNVHYRPKGRILSRPHSPVFTKVPKVLCPFSRGFHVTFSISCTPLWHIFSPQNLHQGDDRGGGVPKTAGHTDCSISRRPAGYWTKQTEPDFFQKHHNRNFRKTRLDHKLPKIRFITSHSKEIPGSKFKLMLTNVIPSTGKGGSYQGGVKKVPEKVSYLHQGRYEGPRTINSMHPLSGLVPSPYSSSPEMGSKILEQEFEGTGQKGINPRISQGRSQVVADGHKSRQGNLLEEQSVYHHTDRRQQERLGSSASSKVIAGLLDRGDLQKVVQLSRTKGSMGSAQLKHCPIGRTSCVDTVRQHHDSIIPEEARGNQIPITDVLNKANIFVGRGPCPINLGYPSKGNREHQGGFPQPKENTSQRVVHKRGDIPVPILSLGRTSNRLVCDKKKLQVSTLFFLRKRGDKRSSGCILPPLEHHSRLRLPPYSPDRQSIGENLSREDTDHICVPKLAQKELVPNSEADVHSGPSHVTSVRRSPGTGSNIPSRSRKTPVISMDPESDYMKSQGLSSAVINTLKASRKPVTFAIYHKIWKKFCSFCADNPPCQSNPNILQVLNFLQKGLELGLSTSTLKVQVSALSAFFDQPLIEHRGKIRGGRRPRQPSLDG is encoded by the exons ATGGTTAAAAATCACCTCAAATCCTTGGGTTCTAGACATCCTTCTTCAAGGATACAAGATAGACTTCAAGAAACTTCCTCCTACCAGTTACCTACCACCCCCTCCCCATACATCAGAAATGTCCCACTATCTAATCTGGCAAGAAATATCATCTTTACTGTCTTCTGGAGTTATTACCCAGGTTCCTCAGGAACAAGAAAAGCAAGGattttattcttctctttttcttgtaAAGAAGCCGAACGGATCGAACAGGCTGATAATCAACCTGAAACGACTCAACGACTTCATCGTCTACAACAagttcaggatggagtcggtaaggtcTGCCACTCACATTATCCACAAAAATGctgtaatgtgcactatagacctAAAGGACGCATATTATCACGTCCCCATTCACCCGTCTTCACAAAAGTTCCTAAGGTTCTCTGTCCTTTCTCCAGGGGGTTCCACGTTACATTTTCAATTTCGTGCACTCCCCTTTGGCATATCTTCAGCCCCCagaaccttcaccaaggtgatgatagaggtggtggcGTTCCTAAGACAGCAGGACATACTGATTGTTCCATATCTAGACGACCTGCTGGTTATTGGACAAAACAAACAGAACCTGATTTCTTCCAGAAACATCACAATAGGAACTTTAGAAAAACTAGGCTGGATCATAAATTACCCAAAATCAGATTTATCACCAGCCACAGTAAAGAAATTCCTGGGAGTAAATTTAAACTCATGCTTACAAATGTCattccttccacaggaaaagGGGGCTCATATCAAGGAGGAGTTAAGAAGGTTCCGGAGAAGGTCTCTTATCTCCATCAGGGGCGCTATGAAGGTCCTAGGACTATTAACAGCATGCATCCCCTCAGTGGCCTGGTGCCAAGCCCATACTCGAGCTCTCCAGAAATGGGTTCTAAGATCCTGGAACAGGAGTTCGAAGGGACTGGACAAAAAGGTATCAATCCCCGCATCAGTCAAGGAAGATCTCAAGTGGTGGCTGATGGACACAAATCTAGACAGGGGAATCTTCTGGAGGAACAGTCCGTATATCACCATACAGACAGACGCCAGCAAGAGCGGTTGGGGAGCAGTGCTTCCTCAAAAGTTATCGCAGGGCTCCTGGACAGAGGAGATCTCCAGAAGGTCGTCCAACTATCGAGAACTAAGGGCAGTATGGGAAGTGCTCAGCTCAAACACTGCCCAATTGGCAGGACATCATGTGTTGATACTGTCCGACAACACCACGACAGTATCATACCTGAAGAGGCAAGGGGGAACCAGATCCCCATTACTGATGTCCTTAACAAggcaaatatttttgtgggcagaggaccaTGTCCTATCAATCTCGGCTACCCATCTAAAGGGAACAGAGAACACCAGGGCGGATTTCCTCAGCCGAAGGAAAATACTTCCCAACGAGTGGTGCATAAAAGAGGAGATATTCCAGTACCTATCCTCTCTTTGGGGAGAACCTCAAATAGACTTGTTTGCGACAAAAAGAAACTCCAAGTGTCGACACTTTTTTTCCTTAGAAAAAGGGGAGACAAGAGATCGTCTGGATGCATTCTCCCACCCTTGGAACACCACTCTCGCCTACgccttcccccctattcccctgatcgccagagtATTGGAGAAAATTTATCTAGAGAAGACACAGACCATATTTGTGTGCCCAAattggcccaaaaagagctggtacCCAATTCTGAAGCGGATGTCCACTCAGGACCCAGTCATGTTACCAGTGTCAGAAGATCTCCTGGTACAGGGTCCAATATCCCATCCAGATCCAGGAAGACTCCAGTtatcagcatggatcctgaatCGGACTATATGAAGTCCCAAGGACTATCCTCTGCTGTTATAAAcaccctgaaggcaagtagaaaacctgtaacttttgccatttatcacaagatttggaaaaagttttgttCTTTCTGTGCAGATAATCCACCATGTCAATCTAACCCCAATATTTTGCAGGTTCTTAACTTCCTTcaaaagggtttggagttgggaCTTTCCACAAGTACTCTAAAGGTCCAGGTATCAGCCCTAAGTGCGTTCTTCGATCAACCcctcatcgagcacag gggaaaaataaggggaggaaggcgtccaaGGCAACCATCGCTAGATGGCTAA
- the LOC140121495 gene encoding uncharacterized protein isoform X1, giving the protein MVKNHLKSLGSRHPSSRIQDRLQETSSYQLPTTPSPYIRNVPLSNLARNIIFTVFWSYYPGSSGTRKARILFFSFSCKEAERIEQADNQPETTQRLHRLQQVQDGVGKVCHSHYPQKCCNVHYRPKGRILSRPHSPVFTKVPKVLCPFSRGFHVTFSISCTPLWHIFSPQNLHQGDDRGGGVPKTAGHTDCSISRRPAGYWTKQTEPDFFQKHHNRNFRKTRLDHKLPKIRFITSHSKEIPGSKFKLMLTNVIPSTGKGGSYQGGVKKVPEKVSYLHQGRYEGPRTINSMHPLSGLVPSPYSSSPEMGSKILEQEFEGTGQKGINPRISQGRSQVVADGHKSRQGNLLEEQSVYHHTDRRQQERLGSSASSKVIAGLLDRGDLQKVVQLSRTKGSMGSAQLKHCPIGRTSCVDTVRQHHDSIIPEEARGNQIPITDVLNKANIFVGRGPCPINLGYPSKGNREHQGGFPQPKENTSQRVVHKRGDIPVPILSLGRTSNRLVCDKKKLQVSTLFFLRKRGDKRSSGCILPPLEHHSRLRLPPYSPDRQSIGENLSREDTDHICVPKLAQKELVPNSEADVHSGPSHVTSVRRSPGTGSNIPSRSRKTPVISMDPESDYMKSQGLSSAVINTLKASRKPVTFAIYHKIWKKFCSFCADNPPCQSNPNILQVLNFLQKGLELGLSTSTLKVQVSALSAFFDQPLIEHRWVKRFILAASRLKPQVLKRTSSWDLSLVLNALIKEPFEPISSASVKNLTLKTGFLVAITSARRLGELQAISIKEPYMRVLDDRIILTLDPNFIPKVVSEFHRGQEIILPSFCKNPSSEREREWHTLDGKNKGRKASKATIARWLRMAISSCYDIQEIPVPSGIRAHSTRAVSTSWAEKRGASLEQICKAATWTSSSTFSKHYRLDLPSSKDLSFGRKVLQAVIPP; this is encoded by the exons ATGGTTAAAAATCACCTCAAATCCTTGGGTTCTAGACATCCTTCTTCAAGGATACAAGATAGACTTCAAGAAACTTCCTCCTACCAGTTACCTACCACCCCCTCCCCATACATCAGAAATGTCCCACTATCTAATCTGGCAAGAAATATCATCTTTACTGTCTTCTGGAGTTATTACCCAGGTTCCTCAGGAACAAGAAAAGCAAGGattttattcttctctttttcttgtaAAGAAGCCGAACGGATCGAACAGGCTGATAATCAACCTGAAACGACTCAACGACTTCATCGTCTACAACAagttcaggatggagtcggtaaggtcTGCCACTCACATTATCCACAAAAATGctgtaatgtgcactatagacctAAAGGACGCATATTATCACGTCCCCATTCACCCGTCTTCACAAAAGTTCCTAAGGTTCTCTGTCCTTTCTCCAGGGGGTTCCACGTTACATTTTCAATTTCGTGCACTCCCCTTTGGCATATCTTCAGCCCCCagaaccttcaccaaggtgatgatagaggtggtggcGTTCCTAAGACAGCAGGACATACTGATTGTTCCATATCTAGACGACCTGCTGGTTATTGGACAAAACAAACAGAACCTGATTTCTTCCAGAAACATCACAATAGGAACTTTAGAAAAACTAGGCTGGATCATAAATTACCCAAAATCAGATTTATCACCAGCCACAGTAAAGAAATTCCTGGGAGTAAATTTAAACTCATGCTTACAAATGTCattccttccacaggaaaagGGGGCTCATATCAAGGAGGAGTTAAGAAGGTTCCGGAGAAGGTCTCTTATCTCCATCAGGGGCGCTATGAAGGTCCTAGGACTATTAACAGCATGCATCCCCTCAGTGGCCTGGTGCCAAGCCCATACTCGAGCTCTCCAGAAATGGGTTCTAAGATCCTGGAACAGGAGTTCGAAGGGACTGGACAAAAAGGTATCAATCCCCGCATCAGTCAAGGAAGATCTCAAGTGGTGGCTGATGGACACAAATCTAGACAGGGGAATCTTCTGGAGGAACAGTCCGTATATCACCATACAGACAGACGCCAGCAAGAGCGGTTGGGGAGCAGTGCTTCCTCAAAAGTTATCGCAGGGCTCCTGGACAGAGGAGATCTCCAGAAGGTCGTCCAACTATCGAGAACTAAGGGCAGTATGGGAAGTGCTCAGCTCAAACACTGCCCAATTGGCAGGACATCATGTGTTGATACTGTCCGACAACACCACGACAGTATCATACCTGAAGAGGCAAGGGGGAACCAGATCCCCATTACTGATGTCCTTAACAAggcaaatatttttgtgggcagaggaccaTGTCCTATCAATCTCGGCTACCCATCTAAAGGGAACAGAGAACACCAGGGCGGATTTCCTCAGCCGAAGGAAAATACTTCCCAACGAGTGGTGCATAAAAGAGGAGATATTCCAGTACCTATCCTCTCTTTGGGGAGAACCTCAAATAGACTTGTTTGCGACAAAAAGAAACTCCAAGTGTCGACACTTTTTTTCCTTAGAAAAAGGGGAGACAAGAGATCGTCTGGATGCATTCTCCCACCCTTGGAACACCACTCTCGCCTACgccttcccccctattcccctgatcgccagagtATTGGAGAAAATTTATCTAGAGAAGACACAGACCATATTTGTGTGCCCAAattggcccaaaaagagctggtacCCAATTCTGAAGCGGATGTCCACTCAGGACCCAGTCATGTTACCAGTGTCAGAAGATCTCCTGGTACAGGGTCCAATATCCCATCCAGATCCAGGAAGACTCCAGTtatcagcatggatcctgaatCGGACTATATGAAGTCCCAAGGACTATCCTCTGCTGTTATAAAcaccctgaaggcaagtagaaaacctgtaacttttgccatttatcacaagatttggaaaaagttttgttCTTTCTGTGCAGATAATCCACCATGTCAATCTAACCCCAATATTTTGCAGGTTCTTAACTTCCTTcaaaagggtttggagttgggaCTTTCCACAAGTACTCTAAAGGTCCAGGTATCAGCCCTAAGTGCGTTCTTCGATCAACCcctcatcgagcacaggtgggtgAAAAGATTCATTCTAGCAGCCTCTAGATTAAAACCCCAGGTCCTTAAAAGGACTTCTTCATGGGATCTTTCTCTGGTTTTAAATGCTTTAATTAAGGAGCCTTTTGAACCAATTTCTTCTGCTAGTGTAAAAAACCTGACACTAAAAACAGGTTTTCTGGTAGCAATCACCTCAGCACGGAGATTAGGTGAACTCCAGGCAATTTCTATCAAGGAACCCTATATGAGGGTTCTTGATGATAGAATTATTCTCACACTGGACCCAAATTTCATCCCAAAGGTGGTCTCGGAGTTCCATAGAGGTCAAGAGATCATATTACCTTCCTTCTGCAAGAATCCGTCCTCAGAAAGAGAACGCGAATGGCACACTCTAGAT gggaaaaataaggggaggaaggcgtccaaGGCAACCATCGCTAGATGGCTAAGGATGGCGATATCTTCTTGTTACGACATCCAAGAGATTCCAGTACCATCAGGAATAAGGGCACATTCCACAAGAGCCGTATccacctcctgggcagagaaaagagGGGCCTCCTTAGAACAGATCTGCAAAGCAGCAACTTGGACTTCCTCTTCTACCTTCTCTAAACACTATAGACTTGACTTGCCCTCCTCGAAGGATCTGTCCTTCGGGAGAAAAGTGCTTCAAGCAGTGatccctccctaa